One segment of Burkholderia multivorans ATCC BAA-247 DNA contains the following:
- the eco gene encoding serine protease inhibitor ecotin produces MKFAIRAALAAFCVTTAACAATPASAPAVSAESIKMFPQPAAGQQRFVIALPALENEGDARVELMIGKTLETDCNQHWFGGELTAEDVKGWGYPYYRLTDVKGPAATMMACPGQTPQQRFVQVRTDGQLLRYNSRLPLVVYVPDGFDVRYRVWHASKDVQQAVGR; encoded by the coding sequence ATGAAATTCGCGATCCGGGCCGCGCTGGCCGCGTTCTGCGTGACGACTGCCGCGTGCGCGGCTACGCCTGCGTCGGCGCCGGCCGTATCGGCCGAGTCGATCAAGATGTTTCCGCAACCGGCAGCCGGCCAGCAGCGCTTCGTGATCGCGCTGCCCGCGCTCGAGAACGAAGGCGATGCGCGCGTCGAGCTGATGATCGGCAAGACGCTCGAGACCGACTGCAACCAGCACTGGTTCGGCGGCGAGCTCACTGCCGAGGACGTGAAGGGTTGGGGCTATCCGTACTATCGGCTGACGGACGTGAAAGGGCCGGCAGCGACGATGATGGCCTGCCCGGGGCAGACGCCGCAGCAGCGCTTCGTGCAGGTGCGCACCGACGGGCAACTGCTGCGCTACAACAGCCGCTTGCCGCTCGTCGTGTACGTGCCGGACGGTTTCGACGTGCGCTATCGCGTATGGCACGCGTCGAAGGACGTGCAGCAGGCAGTCGGCCGCTAA
- a CDS encoding DUF5594 family protein, translated as MQPETARRFDTEFAPRIAQAIAAFFADHVSTDVVPYGGHGHPTRVRIRSAPHEHVSGFAHPLNLELTWDTDEIERLMEADGAQRFEHYLAALPKKLNAWQGARDIDLASRTQADPLVRLGGLDFEG; from the coding sequence ATGCAGCCCGAAACCGCCCGCCGTTTCGATACCGAGTTCGCGCCGCGCATCGCGCAGGCGATCGCCGCCTTCTTCGCCGATCACGTGTCGACCGACGTCGTGCCGTACGGCGGCCACGGGCACCCCACACGCGTTCGCATCCGCAGCGCACCGCACGAGCACGTGAGCGGCTTCGCGCATCCGCTGAACCTCGAGCTCACGTGGGATACCGACGAAATCGAGCGGCTGATGGAAGCGGACGGCGCGCAGCGCTTCGAGCACTACTTGGCCGCGCTGCCGAAGAAGCTGAATGCGTGGCAGGGCGCGCGCGACATCGATCTCGCGTCGCGCACGCAGGCCGATCCGCTGGTGCGGCTCGGCGGCCTCGACTTCGAAGGCTGA
- a CDS encoding MFS transporter, translating to MNADTGLPLPQRYWAIVCVALGITLAVLDGAIANVALPTIARDLHASDAGSIWIVNAYQLAVTITLLPLASLGERIGYRRVYIAGLALFTAASLGCALAGSLPTLAVMRVIQGFGAAGIMSVNAALVRMIYPSSMLGRGLSINAMVVALSSAIGPTVASAILSFASWPWLFAVNVPIGIAAVLGSVRALPTNPLHDAPYDIPSALMNACVFGLLIMAVDGFGHGEGRLYVAAELIVALVVGYFFVKRQLSQPAPLLPVDLMRIPMFALSICTSVASFTSQMLAFVALPFWLQNSLGFSQVETGLYMTPWPLVIVFAAPLAGVLSDRYSAGILGGIGLALFAAGLLSLATIGAHPGTLDIVWRMALCGAGFGLFQSPNNRAMLSSAPRARSGGAGGMLSTARLTGQTLGAALVALIFGLAPDRGPTIALYVATAFAATAAVVSMLRIASPQPDASA from the coding sequence ATGAACGCCGATACCGGCCTGCCGCTTCCGCAACGCTACTGGGCGATCGTCTGCGTCGCCCTCGGCATCACGCTTGCCGTGCTCGACGGCGCGATCGCGAACGTCGCGCTGCCGACGATCGCGCGCGACCTGCACGCCTCCGATGCCGGATCGATCTGGATCGTCAACGCGTATCAGCTCGCGGTCACGATCACGCTGCTGCCGCTCGCGTCGCTCGGCGAACGGATCGGCTACCGCCGCGTCTACATCGCCGGCCTCGCGTTGTTCACCGCTGCCTCGCTCGGCTGCGCGCTGGCCGGCTCGCTGCCGACGCTGGCCGTGATGCGCGTGATCCAGGGCTTCGGTGCGGCCGGCATCATGAGCGTGAACGCGGCGCTCGTGCGGATGATCTACCCGTCGTCGATGCTCGGGCGCGGGCTGTCGATCAATGCGATGGTCGTCGCGCTGTCGTCGGCGATCGGGCCGACGGTGGCGTCCGCGATCCTGTCGTTCGCATCGTGGCCGTGGCTGTTCGCGGTGAACGTGCCGATCGGCATCGCGGCCGTGCTCGGCAGCGTGCGCGCGCTGCCGACGAACCCGCTGCACGACGCGCCGTACGACATCCCGAGCGCGCTGATGAACGCGTGCGTGTTCGGGCTGCTGATCATGGCCGTCGACGGTTTCGGCCACGGCGAAGGCCGCCTGTATGTCGCGGCCGAACTGATCGTCGCGCTCGTCGTCGGCTACTTCTTCGTGAAGCGCCAGTTGTCGCAGCCGGCGCCGCTGCTGCCGGTCGACCTGATGCGCATCCCGATGTTCGCACTGTCGATCTGCACGTCGGTCGCATCGTTTACGTCGCAGATGCTCGCGTTCGTCGCGCTGCCGTTCTGGCTGCAGAATTCGCTCGGTTTCTCGCAGGTCGAAACGGGGCTCTACATGACACCGTGGCCGCTCGTCATCGTGTTCGCCGCGCCGCTCGCGGGCGTGCTGTCGGACCGCTACTCGGCCGGCATCCTCGGCGGCATCGGGCTCGCGCTGTTCGCGGCCGGGCTGCTGTCGCTCGCGACGATCGGCGCGCATCCGGGCACCCTCGACATCGTCTGGCGGATGGCGCTGTGCGGCGCGGGCTTCGGGCTGTTCCAGTCGCCGAACAACCGCGCGATGCTGTCGTCCGCGCCGCGCGCGCGCAGCGGCGGCGCGGGCGGCATGCTGAGCACCGCTCGGCTCACCGGCCAGACACTGGGCGCCGCGCTCGTCGCGCTGATCTTCGGGCTCGCGCCCGACCGCGGGCCGACCATCGCGCTCTATGTCGCCACCGCGTTCGCGGCGACGGCGGCCGTCGTCAGCATGCTGCGCATCGCCTCGCCGCAGCCCGATGCGTCGGCCTGA
- a CDS encoding AAA family ATPase yields the protein MREHASASGAARCAPDGDALDRFFVVTGGPGSGKSTLLDALERAGFARSAEAGRGVIRDQMAIGGRALPWDDRAAFAELMLSWEMRSYDLARHARGPVFFDRGVPDVIGYLQLTGIAVPPHAETAARHFRYHRRVFIAPPWRDIYAQDAERRQDFDEAVRTYDAMVACYTRYGYRLIELPRASVKARVRFVLDALDTA from the coding sequence ATGCGTGAGCACGCGAGCGCGTCCGGCGCCGCCCGGTGCGCGCCGGACGGCGATGCGCTCGATCGTTTTTTCGTCGTCACGGGCGGGCCCGGTTCGGGCAAGAGCACGCTGCTCGACGCACTCGAACGGGCGGGCTTCGCGCGTTCCGCCGAAGCCGGGCGCGGCGTGATCCGCGATCAGATGGCGATCGGCGGCCGCGCGCTGCCGTGGGACGATCGCGCCGCGTTCGCGGAGCTGATGCTGAGCTGGGAGATGCGCTCGTACGATCTCGCGCGGCACGCGCGCGGGCCGGTGTTCTTCGATCGCGGCGTGCCGGACGTGATCGGTTATCTGCAACTGACCGGCATCGCGGTACCCCCGCATGCGGAGACGGCCGCGCGGCATTTCCGTTATCACCGTCGCGTGTTCATCGCGCCGCCGTGGCGCGACATCTATGCGCAGGATGCCGAGCGGCGACAGGATTTCGACGAGGCCGTGCGCACGTACGACGCGATGGTGGCCTGCTATACGCGTTACGGTTACCGGCTGATCGAACTGCCGCGCGCGAGCGTGAAGGCGCGCGTGCGCTTCGTACTGGATGCGCTCGACACGGCCTGA
- the otsA gene encoding alpha,alpha-trehalose-phosphate synthase (UDP-forming) — translation MSRLIVVSNRVAIGEDTRPSAGGLAVGVMDALQETGGVWFGWNGEIVGTPDAAPAIRRDGNVTYATVGLTRRDYDQYYRGFSNATLWPVFHYRGDLARFDRQEYAGYLRVNAMLAKQLAALLRPDDLIWVHDYHLLPFAHALRELGVKNPIGFFLHIPFPSPDVLRLVPPHDELVKFMCAYDVTGFQTDADKQAFTDYIERRGIGTASEDGMLHAHGRVVKVAAYPIGVYPDAIAQAAVQYGARKPVKMLRDALGGRKLVMSVDRLDYSKGLVERFQAFERMLANAPGWQGRVSLVQIAPPTRSDVQTYQRIRETLEGEAGRINGRFSQLDWTPIQYLNRKYERNLLMAFFRMSQVGYVTPLRDGMNLVAKEYVASQDPADPGVLVLSEFAGAAAELTGALLVNPYDLSQMADALERALSMPLAERQARHEENLARLRANDLSVWRDTFVADLRSVAAAASVTQRAGRRIAHA, via the coding sequence ATGAGCAGATTGATCGTGGTATCGAACCGTGTCGCCATCGGCGAGGACACACGCCCGAGTGCAGGCGGCCTCGCGGTCGGCGTGATGGACGCGCTGCAGGAAACGGGCGGCGTCTGGTTCGGCTGGAACGGCGAGATCGTCGGGACGCCGGACGCGGCGCCGGCGATCCGGCGCGACGGCAACGTGACTTATGCGACGGTCGGACTGACGCGCCGCGACTACGATCAGTACTATCGCGGGTTTTCGAACGCCACGCTGTGGCCCGTGTTCCACTATCGCGGCGATCTCGCGCGCTTCGACCGACAGGAGTACGCCGGCTATCTGCGCGTCAACGCGATGCTCGCGAAGCAGCTCGCCGCGCTGCTGCGCCCGGACGATCTGATCTGGGTGCACGACTACCATCTGCTGCCGTTCGCGCACGCGCTGCGCGAGCTCGGCGTGAAGAATCCGATCGGCTTTTTCCTGCACATTCCGTTTCCGTCGCCGGACGTGCTGCGGCTCGTGCCGCCGCACGACGAGCTCGTGAAGTTCATGTGCGCGTATGACGTGACGGGCTTCCAGACCGATGCCGACAAGCAGGCGTTCACCGACTACATCGAGCGGCGCGGGATCGGCACCGCAAGCGAGGACGGCATGCTGCATGCACACGGCCGCGTCGTGAAGGTGGCCGCGTATCCGATCGGCGTGTATCCGGACGCGATCGCGCAGGCGGCCGTCCAGTACGGCGCGCGCAAGCCGGTGAAGATGCTGCGCGACGCACTGGGCGGCCGCAAGCTCGTGATGAGCGTCGATCGTCTCGACTATTCGAAGGGGCTCGTCGAACGCTTCCAGGCGTTCGAGCGCATGCTCGCGAATGCGCCGGGCTGGCAGGGGCGCGTGTCGCTCGTGCAGATCGCGCCGCCGACGCGTTCCGACGTGCAGACGTACCAGCGGATCCGCGAAACGCTCGAAGGCGAGGCGGGTCGCATCAACGGACGGTTTTCGCAGCTCGACTGGACGCCGATTCAATATCTGAACCGCAAGTACGAGCGCAATCTGCTGATGGCGTTCTTCCGGATGTCGCAGGTCGGCTACGTGACGCCGCTGCGCGACGGGATGAACCTCGTTGCGAAGGAATACGTCGCGTCGCAGGATCCGGCCGATCCGGGCGTGCTCGTACTGTCCGAGTTCGCGGGCGCCGCGGCGGAGCTGACGGGCGCGCTGCTCGTCAATCCGTACGACCTGTCGCAGATGGCCGACGCGCTCGAGCGCGCGCTGTCGATGCCGCTCGCGGAACGGCAGGCGCGTCACGAGGAGAACCTCGCGCGGCTGCGCGCGAACGATCTGTCGGTGTGGCGCGATACCTTCGTCGCCGATCTGCGCAGCGTCGCGGCGGCGGCCTCGGTCACGCAGCGTGCGGGCCGGCGCATCGCGCATGCGTGA
- a CDS encoding AAA-associated domain-containing protein — protein sequence MHNPNAVNAPVQTPQPPRIGEEILRVEHVCRGFNKTQGELLVLDDANLSLREGEIVGLLGRSGSGKSTLLRIIAGLIEPTGGEVTYLGKPLRGPAEGVAMVFQTFALFPWLTVLQNVEAGLEALGVGARERRERALAAIDLIGLDGFENAYPRELSGGMRQRVGFARALVVDPTILLMDEPFSALDVLTAETLRTDLLDLWTQGRMPIKSVLIVTHNIEEAVFMCDRILVLSSNPGRVIAEIKVPFKHPRNRLDPAFRKLVDDIYAKMTARQIGEATKKGLELGSWLPQVSTNLMAGLIETLAMAPYHGRADMPEIARSLHLEVDDLFPIAEVLQHLGFADVREGDVFLTPPGRVFAEFGTQERKLMFADHLLKHVPLAARIKKVLNERPGHRAPRVRFEQELEDFLSDGAAEETLDAVIDWGRYGEIFSYNDQTEIFSLEDVES from the coding sequence ATGCACAATCCGAATGCTGTAAACGCCCCCGTTCAGACGCCCCAGCCGCCGCGCATCGGCGAAGAAATCCTGCGCGTCGAGCACGTTTGCCGCGGCTTCAACAAGACGCAGGGCGAACTGCTCGTGCTCGACGACGCGAACCTGTCGCTGCGCGAAGGCGAAATTGTCGGGCTGCTCGGCCGTTCCGGTTCCGGCAAGTCGACGCTGCTGCGCATCATCGCGGGGCTGATCGAGCCGACCGGCGGCGAAGTCACGTATCTCGGCAAGCCGTTGCGCGGGCCGGCCGAAGGCGTCGCGATGGTATTCCAGACGTTCGCGCTGTTCCCGTGGCTCACCGTGCTGCAGAACGTCGAGGCCGGCCTCGAGGCGCTCGGCGTCGGCGCACGCGAGCGGCGCGAGCGCGCGCTCGCCGCGATCGACCTGATCGGCCTCGACGGCTTCGAGAACGCGTATCCGCGCGAGCTGTCGGGCGGCATGCGCCAGCGCGTGGGCTTTGCGCGCGCGCTCGTCGTCGATCCGACGATCCTGCTGATGGACGAGCCGTTCTCCGCCCTCGACGTGCTGACGGCCGAGACGCTGCGTACCGATCTGCTCGATCTGTGGACGCAGGGCCGCATGCCGATCAAGTCGGTGCTGATCGTCACGCACAACATCGAGGAAGCGGTGTTCATGTGCGACCGGATTCTGGTGCTGTCGTCGAATCCGGGGCGCGTGATCGCCGAGATCAAGGTGCCGTTCAAGCATCCGCGCAACCGGCTGGATCCGGCATTCCGCAAACTCGTCGACGACATCTACGCGAAGATGACCGCGCGCCAGATCGGCGAGGCGACGAAGAAGGGGCTCGAACTGGGCAGCTGGCTGCCGCAGGTCTCGACGAACCTGATGGCGGGCCTGATCGAGACGCTCGCGATGGCGCCGTATCACGGCCGTGCCGATATGCCCGAGATCGCGCGCTCGCTGCATCTGGAGGTGGACGATCTGTTCCCGATCGCGGAAGTGCTGCAGCATCTGGGCTTTGCCGACGTGCGCGAAGGCGACGTGTTCCTGACGCCGCCGGGGCGCGTGTTCGCGGAATTCGGCACGCAGGAGCGCAAGCTGATGTTCGCGGACCATCTGCTCAAGCACGTGCCGCTGGCCGCGCGGATCAAGAAGGTGCTGAACGAGCGGCCGGGCCATCGCGCGCCGCGTGTGCGCTTCGAGCAGGAGCTGGAGGATTTCCTGTCGGACGGCGCGGCGGAGGAAACGCTCGACGCGGTGATCGACTGGGGGCGGTACGGCGAGATCTTCTCGTATAACGATCAGACGGAGATCTTCAGTCTCGAGGACGTCGAGTCCTGA
- a CDS encoding ABC transporter permease encodes MDVGFDPNRTANASAWRVLPNRWDFIAFPLIICLIAMAVVGFHETMAPIGTLQSQKISLDPSNLPEYALRTTLRMLAAMVASLAFTLVYGTLAAKSRRAGMVLIPILDILQSVPVLGYISFTVTFFLALFPSRVLGAELAAIFAIFTSQAWNMTFSFYQSLRTVPRDLDEVSRGFHLTGWQRFWKLEVPFSMPGLVWNMMMSMSGGWFFVVASEAITVGNHTITLPGIGAYLAEAIVERNLGAVGWVILAMTVVILAYDQLLFRPLVAWADKFRMENTSSGNAPESWLLDLVRRTRLIHQLLVPAGWLFAKAARIPLRLSPTRAMRFTLPRVEKKASRVADVTWAVVVLLATAYVLWRVTSFVATGVTMDEVGHVFVLGLITLLRVVVLIAIASVVWVPIGVWIGLRPALAEKMQPLAQFLAAFPANLLFPVFVIVIARFHLNADIWLSPLIVLGTQWYILFNVIAGATSYPNDYREAATNFRIRGWQWWRQAILPGIFPYYVTGAITASGGAWNASIVSEAVQWGDTKVVAHGLGAYIAQMTAAGDFPKIILGIAVMSLFVTLFNRLLWRPLYAFAEAKLRLD; translated from the coding sequence ATGGACGTCGGATTCGATCCGAACCGGACCGCCAACGCGTCCGCGTGGCGCGTCCTGCCGAACCGGTGGGACTTTATCGCGTTTCCGCTGATCATCTGCCTGATCGCGATGGCCGTTGTCGGCTTCCACGAGACGATGGCGCCGATCGGCACGCTGCAGTCGCAGAAGATCTCGCTCGATCCGTCGAACCTGCCCGAATATGCGCTGCGCACGACGCTGCGGATGCTTGCCGCGATGGTCGCGTCGCTCGCGTTCACGCTCGTGTACGGCACGCTCGCCGCGAAAAGCCGCCGCGCCGGCATGGTGCTGATCCCGATCCTCGACATCCTGCAGTCGGTGCCGGTGCTCGGCTATATCTCGTTTACGGTCACGTTCTTCCTCGCGCTGTTCCCGAGCCGCGTGCTCGGCGCCGAACTCGCGGCGATCTTCGCGATCTTCACGAGCCAGGCGTGGAACATGACGTTCAGCTTTTATCAGTCGCTGCGCACGGTGCCGCGCGATCTCGACGAGGTGTCGCGCGGCTTTCACCTGACCGGCTGGCAGCGCTTCTGGAAGCTCGAGGTGCCGTTCTCGATGCCGGGGCTGGTCTGGAACATGATGATGTCGATGTCGGGCGGGTGGTTCTTCGTCGTCGCGTCGGAGGCGATCACGGTCGGCAACCACACCATCACGCTGCCGGGCATCGGCGCGTACCTCGCGGAGGCGATCGTCGAGCGCAACCTCGGCGCGGTCGGCTGGGTGATTCTCGCGATGACGGTCGTGATCCTCGCCTACGACCAGCTGCTGTTCCGGCCGCTCGTCGCGTGGGCCGACAAGTTCCGCATGGAGAACACGAGCTCGGGCAACGCGCCGGAATCGTGGCTGCTCGATCTCGTGCGCCGCACGCGGCTGATCCATCAGCTGCTCGTGCCGGCCGGCTGGCTGTTCGCGAAGGCCGCGCGCATTCCGCTGCGCCTTTCGCCGACGCGCGCGATGCGCTTCACGCTGCCGCGCGTCGAGAAGAAGGCGTCGCGCGTCGCGGACGTCACATGGGCCGTCGTCGTGCTGCTCGCGACTGCCTACGTGCTGTGGCGCGTGACGAGCTTCGTCGCGACCGGCGTGACGATGGACGAGGTCGGTCACGTGTTCGTGCTCGGGCTGATCACGCTGTTGCGCGTGGTCGTGCTGATCGCGATCGCATCGGTGGTGTGGGTGCCGATCGGCGTATGGATCGGGCTGCGTCCGGCGCTCGCCGAGAAGATGCAGCCGCTCGCGCAGTTTCTCGCCGCGTTTCCGGCGAACCTGCTGTTCCCGGTGTTCGTGATCGTGATCGCGCGCTTTCACCTGAACGCGGACATCTGGCTGTCGCCGCTGATCGTGCTCGGCACGCAGTGGTATATCCTGTTCAACGTGATCGCCGGCGCGACGTCCTATCCGAACGACTATCGCGAGGCGGCGACGAACTTCCGGATTCGCGGCTGGCAATGGTGGCGGCAGGCGATTCTTCCGGGCATCTTCCCTTACTACGTGACGGGCGCGATCACGGCGTCGGGCGGCGCGTGGAACGCGAGCATCGTGTCGGAAGCCGTGCAGTGGGGCGACACGAAAGTCGTTGCGCACGGCCTCGGCGCGTATATCGCGCAAATGACCGCGGCCGGCGATTTCCCGAAGATCATCCTCGGCATCGCCGTGATGTCGCTGTTCGTCACGCTGTTCAACCGCCTGCTGTGGCGCCCGCTGTATGCCTTCGCCGAAGCGAAGCTGCGGCTCGACTGA